In Panacibacter ginsenosidivorans, the following proteins share a genomic window:
- a CDS encoding group III truncated hemoglobin produces MKKDIENIEDIKLLINSFYDKVKADKTIGYIFNDIAKVNWEKHLPVMYNFWENVIFFTGSYNGNPMTAHVKMHSIVHFTTDHFEQWIKLFTSTVDRLFEGDKAELAKQRAISIATVMQLKILHENSPIQQINKT; encoded by the coding sequence ACATTGAAAATATTGAGGATATAAAACTTTTGATAAACAGCTTTTATGATAAAGTGAAAGCAGATAAAACCATTGGCTATATATTTAATGATATTGCTAAAGTAAATTGGGAAAAACATTTACCGGTGATGTATAATTTCTGGGAGAATGTAATATTTTTTACCGGCTCTTATAATGGCAACCCAATGACGGCGCATGTTAAGATGCATAGCATAGTGCATTTTACTACAGATCATTTTGAGCAGTGGATAAAATTATTTACATCTACCGTTGACCGGCTTTTCGAAGGCGACAAAGCTGAGCTTGCCAAGCAAAGAGCTATAAGTATAGCCACAGTTATGCAATTGAAGATATTACACGAAAACAGCCCGATACAACAGATAAATAAAACATAG
- a CDS encoding PAS domain-containing sensor histidine kinase, producing MKDNNDKQIVSISVDGSQQLEALFNFASIGIVVTNHNGEILNFNKFAENQFGYTKEEIVGKRVEVLLPQAIHSRHVNYRHQYYEHPEPRVMGHGRDLYATNKNGGTFPVEVSLSHYKIGNETFVIAFVIDITVRKKQESLVLDQKKELERVTTEIREMNSELEQKIDDRTKMLREALVELEKSKEELSEAYENEKELSELKSRFVTMASHEFRTPLSTILSSAYLLEKYTEQLPDEKINKHILRIKAAVGGMKSILEDFLSLGKLEEGRVKVQMEKTEAVTVIEIIRNVIQEMDGMLKTGQHIQLNDSIYNDVLVDKQLLKNILINLVSNAIKFTQEHSSINISCDLSDVDLIIAIRDNGIGISQEDQEHLFERFFRAKNAANIQGTGLGLHIVAKYLELMNGRIEIKSKLEEGSVFTIYIPQN from the coding sequence ATGAAGGATAATAACGACAAGCAAATTGTTTCAATTTCTGTTGACGGCAGTCAGCAGCTGGAAGCACTTTTTAATTTTGCTTCCATTGGTATTGTTGTAACGAACCATAACGGTGAGATTCTTAACTTTAATAAGTTTGCAGAGAACCAGTTTGGCTACACGAAAGAAGAGATAGTAGGGAAAAGAGTTGAAGTACTCTTACCACAGGCAATACATTCGCGGCATGTAAATTATCGCCACCAGTATTATGAACATCCTGAGCCAAGAGTAATGGGCCATGGCAGGGATCTTTATGCAACCAATAAGAATGGCGGTACTTTCCCCGTGGAAGTAAGTCTTAGTCATTACAAAATAGGGAACGAAACTTTTGTAATTGCTTTTGTAATTGATATAACCGTTCGCAAGAAGCAGGAAAGTCTTGTATTGGATCAAAAGAAAGAGCTGGAAAGAGTAACTACAGAGATCAGGGAAATGAATAGCGAACTGGAACAAAAAATAGACGATCGCACAAAAATGCTGCGGGAAGCATTGGTAGAGCTTGAAAAATCAAAAGAAGAACTTAGCGAAGCTTATGAAAATGAAAAAGAGTTGAGCGAATTGAAATCAAGATTTGTAACCATGGCTTCTCATGAGTTCAGAACTCCTTTAAGTACTATTCTTTCCTCGGCTTACCTGCTTGAAAAATATACCGAACAACTACCCGATGAAAAAATAAACAAACATATACTTCGCATCAAAGCTGCAGTAGGCGGTATGAAAAGTATTCTGGAAGATTTTCTTTCGCTGGGTAAACTCGAAGAAGGCAGGGTAAAAGTGCAGATGGAAAAAACAGAGGCTGTAACCGTAATTGAAATAATCCGGAACGTAATACAGGAAATGGATGGTATGCTAAAAACCGGCCAGCACATTCAGCTTAACGATTCTATTTATAACGATGTATTGGTTGACAAGCAGCTTTTAAAAAATATTCTCATCAACCTGGTATCAAATGCAATTAAATTTACACAGGAACACTCAAGCATTAATATCTCCTGCGATCTATCAGATGTGGATCTTATTATTGCCATCAGGGATAATGGCATTGGTATTTCACAGGAAGACCAGGAGCATTTGTTTGAACGTTTCTTCAGGGCAAAAAATGCAGCAAACATACAGGGCACAGGGCTTGGATTGCATATAGTAGCCAAATATCTTGAGCTGATGAATGGAAGAATTGAAATTAAAAGCAAACTTGAAGAAGGTTCAGTATTCACCATTTATATTCCACAAAATTAA